In one window of Pseudomonas chlororaphis subsp. chlororaphis DNA:
- a CDS encoding TonB-dependent siderophore receptor: MKSSCPRARRKTLIKHLLPTLSCCLVASPLWAQEAVELPTTDIQADRLSQDTGYTTSQASTASKSNVPIKEEAQSINVVTQQTLADYQVHSLSDAMKFVSGVSQGNTLGGSRDSLVKRGFGTNDDGSILRDGVRSNLGQNFSATTERVEVLKGPASMLYGALEPGGLVNIISKQPQYSQSTTLSGSAYSEGGGSMALDTTGPLGDTGLAYRLIAERGHEDYWRNYGVNEHTLVAPSLTWTGERASLTLNYEYNDYSSPFDRGTVFTNGHPADIDYDKRLDERWAKSVGIREVASARFEYQLSDAWKTRVTYGWNNDRYSLSIAQPSSLTGNTLRRAANGAHYDDETRYASWDFIGQQELFGQRHDLLVGVDSEHSDQYRGKTYRNTAQGGFNITAPVYGNLAEPSLVSATQSNLRNQLTSSSLYFKDNWHLSEQWILVFGGRQQHYDQYSDQGLGKSYKVNRDSNGDTFVPFLGLVFKATDSLSLYGNYSRSFKPNTDVDDAGNTFDPEEGRSYEVGAKYDPLPGLNINLALYDIEKKNVVTTTTVNGVSLSEAAGKVGSQGVELDVTGRIAERWDLIGTYAYNHTEILDDPSNEGHRLANAPKHTASLYLSHHLNVPAEFGAWHAGGGARYVGERAANNANDFWLSSYTVADAFVRWESPLFGYQTSLQFNVDNLFDKQYYPSSTGSQLQVNVGEPRTARLSASVTF, encoded by the coding sequence TTGAAGTCATCCTGTCCGCGTGCCCGCCGTAAAACCCTGATCAAACACCTGTTGCCGACACTGTCCTGTTGTCTGGTCGCCAGCCCGCTGTGGGCACAGGAGGCGGTCGAACTGCCGACCACCGATATCCAGGCCGATCGCCTCAGCCAGGACACCGGCTACACCACCTCGCAAGCCAGCACGGCGAGCAAAAGCAATGTGCCGATCAAGGAAGAGGCGCAGTCGATCAATGTGGTGACCCAGCAGACCCTGGCCGACTATCAGGTGCACTCGCTGAGCGATGCCATGAAGTTCGTCAGCGGCGTCAGCCAGGGCAACACCCTGGGCGGCTCCCGGGACTCGCTGGTCAAGCGCGGTTTCGGCACCAACGACGACGGCTCGATCCTGCGCGATGGCGTGCGTTCCAACCTGGGGCAGAACTTCAGTGCCACCACCGAGCGGGTCGAAGTGCTCAAGGGCCCGGCGTCGATGCTCTACGGCGCCCTGGAACCCGGCGGCCTGGTGAACATCATCAGCAAGCAGCCGCAGTATTCCCAGAGCACTACCCTCAGCGGCTCGGCCTACAGCGAAGGCGGCGGCAGCATGGCCCTGGACACCACCGGGCCGCTGGGCGATACCGGCCTGGCCTACCGCCTGATCGCCGAGCGCGGCCATGAGGACTACTGGCGCAACTACGGAGTCAACGAGCACACCCTGGTGGCGCCGTCGCTGACCTGGACCGGCGAGCGCGCCAGCCTGACCCTGAACTACGAATACAACGACTACTCCAGCCCCTTCGACCGCGGCACCGTGTTCACCAACGGGCACCCGGCGGACATCGACTACGACAAGCGCCTGGACGAACGCTGGGCGAAAAGCGTGGGCATTCGCGAAGTGGCCAGCGCGCGCTTCGAGTACCAGCTGAGCGACGCCTGGAAAACCCGCGTCACCTACGGCTGGAACAACGACCGCTACAGCCTGTCGATCGCCCAGCCCAGCAGCCTGACCGGCAACACCCTGCGCCGGGCCGCCAACGGCGCCCACTACGACGACGAAACCCGCTACGCCAGCTGGGATTTCATCGGCCAGCAGGAGCTGTTCGGCCAGCGCCATGACCTGCTGGTGGGCGTCGACAGCGAGCACTCCGACCAGTACCGCGGCAAGACCTACCGCAACACCGCCCAGGGTGGTTTCAATATCACCGCGCCGGTCTACGGCAACCTGGCCGAGCCGAGCCTGGTCAGCGCCACCCAGAGCAACCTGCGCAACCAGCTGACCTCGAGCTCGCTGTACTTCAAGGACAACTGGCATTTAAGTGAACAGTGGATCCTGGTCTTCGGTGGTCGCCAGCAGCATTACGACCAGTACAGCGACCAGGGCCTGGGCAAGAGCTACAAGGTCAACCGCGACAGCAATGGCGATACCTTCGTGCCGTTCCTCGGCCTGGTGTTCAAGGCCACCGACAGCCTGTCGCTGTACGGCAACTACAGCCGTTCGTTCAAGCCCAACACCGACGTCGATGACGCCGGCAATACCTTCGATCCGGAAGAGGGCCGCAGCTACGAGGTGGGCGCCAAGTACGATCCGCTGCCGGGCCTGAACATCAACCTGGCGCTGTACGACATCGAGAAGAAGAACGTGGTGACCACCACCACGGTCAATGGCGTGAGCCTTTCGGAAGCCGCCGGCAAGGTCGGTTCCCAGGGCGTGGAGCTGGACGTCACCGGACGCATCGCCGAGCGTTGGGACCTGATCGGCACCTACGCCTACAACCACACCGAGATCCTCGACGACCCGAGCAACGAAGGCCACCGCCTGGCCAACGCGCCCAAGCACACCGCCAGCCTGTACCTCAGTCATCACCTCAACGTACCCGCGGAATTCGGCGCCTGGCACGCGGGCGGCGGCGCCCGTTATGTCGGCGAGCGCGCGGCCAACAACGCCAACGATTTCTGGCTCAGCAGCTACACCGTGGCCGATGCCTTCGTGCGTTGGGAGTCGCCGCTGTTCGGTTACCAGACCAGCTTGCAGTTCAACGTCGACAACCTGTTCGACAAGCAGTACTACCCGTCGTCCACCGGCAGCCAGCTGCAGGTCAACGTCGGCGAGCCACGCACCGCACGCCTGAGCGCCAGCGTGACCTTCTGA
- a CDS encoding LysR family transcriptional regulator, giving the protein MSRRFDYLADVEVFVSVVEKGSLSAGAVALGTTPSVVSRAISRLEARLGVQLLRRTTRRLSLTEAGLLYLEQSRAAFELIDGAERSIQGQDGELNGRVRLSVPTTYGHYRLPALLSGFARHYPQVRIELSISNRNVDLVAEGYDLAIRLGPLPDSGLVGRKLEDAPLCLVASPDYLRRAGTPRRLEDLAAHACLPFIMPSSGRVGAWLLREQGRDLEWTPQANIQVADDVLGIVSLAEHGMGICQTYEFIVRERIASGCLVELLPQANGRSRPFSVIYPPHRQLSAAARALIDHLTQAVAQ; this is encoded by the coding sequence GTGAGCCGTCGATTCGATTATCTGGCTGACGTCGAGGTGTTCGTCAGCGTGGTGGAAAAGGGCTCGTTGAGCGCCGGCGCGGTGGCCTTGGGCACCACCCCTTCAGTGGTCAGCCGGGCGATTTCCCGGCTGGAGGCGCGCCTGGGCGTGCAGTTGCTACGGCGTACCACCAGGCGCCTGAGCCTGACCGAAGCCGGCCTGTTGTACCTGGAGCAATCGCGGGCGGCGTTCGAGCTGATCGACGGTGCGGAGCGCAGCATCCAGGGCCAGGACGGCGAGCTGAATGGGCGGGTGCGCCTGAGCGTGCCGACCACCTATGGCCATTACCGGCTGCCGGCGCTGCTCAGCGGCTTTGCCCGGCACTACCCGCAGGTGCGCATCGAGCTGAGCATCAGCAACCGCAATGTCGACCTGGTGGCCGAGGGTTACGACCTGGCGATCCGCCTCGGGCCACTGCCCGACAGCGGCCTGGTCGGGCGCAAGCTGGAGGACGCGCCGCTGTGCCTGGTGGCGTCTCCCGACTACCTGCGCCGCGCCGGCACGCCCCGGCGCCTGGAGGACCTGGCGGCCCATGCCTGCCTGCCGTTCATCATGCCCAGCAGCGGCCGGGTCGGTGCCTGGCTGCTGCGCGAGCAAGGGCGGGACCTGGAGTGGACGCCCCAGGCGAATATCCAGGTGGCCGACGATGTGCTGGGCATCGTGTCCCTGGCCGAACACGGCATGGGCATTTGCCAAACCTACGAGTTCATCGTCCGCGAGCGGATCGCTAGCGGCTGCCTGGTGGAACTGCTGCCGCAGGCGAACGGCCGTTCGCGGCCTTTCTCGGTGATCTACCCGCCGCACCGCCAGCTGTCGGCGGCGGCGCGGGCCCTGATCGATCACCTGACCCAGGCCGTGGCGCAGTGA
- a CDS encoding type 1 glutamine amidotransferase domain-containing protein, translated as MRPLSTLALAMSITAATFNAQAANVLVVLSDADHLDLKDGKVFATGFYLNELMQPVKQLLDAGHSVTFATPQGKAPTLDRSSTDKMYFNNDVAALQAHQALLDQLKITSPGESPVISLARVEQIGYEHFDALYVPGGHAPMQDLLHSPELGRLLSNFHQNNKTTALVCHGPIALLSTLPQAQDFTRQLASGGKASAPGWIYAGYRFTVISNQEEELAKGLLGGGAMRFYPQTALEQAGGLYRSNRSPWSENVVIDRELVTGQNPGSAQGVAKVLLERLQARAGKGA; from the coding sequence ATGCGCCCACTCAGCACCCTCGCTCTTGCCATGAGCATCACCGCCGCCACCTTCAACGCCCAGGCCGCAAACGTCCTGGTGGTGCTCTCGGACGCCGACCACCTCGACCTCAAGGACGGCAAGGTGTTTGCCACCGGCTTCTACCTCAACGAACTGATGCAGCCGGTCAAACAGCTGCTCGACGCCGGCCACTCGGTGACCTTCGCCACCCCGCAGGGCAAGGCGCCGACCCTGGACCGCTCTTCCACCGACAAGATGTATTTCAACAACGATGTCGCCGCGCTGCAGGCGCACCAGGCGCTGCTCGACCAGTTGAAAATCACCTCCCCCGGCGAATCGCCGGTGATCAGCCTGGCCCGGGTCGAGCAGATCGGCTACGAGCATTTCGATGCGCTGTATGTGCCCGGTGGCCACGCGCCGATGCAGGACCTGCTGCACAGCCCCGAGCTGGGCCGGCTGCTGAGTAATTTCCATCAGAACAACAAAACCACCGCCCTGGTCTGCCACGGTCCGATCGCCCTGCTGTCGACCCTGCCCCAGGCGCAGGACTTCACCCGGCAACTGGCCAGCGGCGGCAAGGCCAGCGCCCCAGGCTGGATCTACGCCGGCTACCGGTTCACGGTGATCAGCAACCAGGAAGAGGAATTGGCCAAGGGCCTGCTGGGCGGCGGCGCCATGCGCTTCTACCCGCAAACCGCCCTGGAACAGGCCGGCGGCCTGTACCGCAGCAACCGCTCGCCATGGAGCGAGAACGTGGTGATCGACCGCGAGCTGGTGACCGGGCAGAACCCGGGCTCGGCCCAGGGTGTGGCCAAGGTGTTGCTGGAACGCTTGCAGGCACGCGCCGGCAAAGGCGCGTAA
- a CDS encoding DNA/RNA non-specific endonuclease, which yields MSKTPDAVATARRSNMAKALQRWNQQAGVRSESQSRIRELGPGAGDSPQQLAKWIARENARALLTRAGLERRIGTWDPTFYAPSEAARQAARPVARLVNAPRPGTVVEGFATGFLVSPSLLLTNQHVFPRYVDAVDCAANFLYERQERGINEGTYFNLQPDQFYFADEALDFCLVAISTQGSRGEALSDYGCIRLIEATGKTLRGRPMNIIQHPDGGPRQYATTHNRLLDILDQGFLHYETDTAEGASGSPVFSDNWELIALHHCGIPRTDEAGNILKADHSLWNAEGDEESTVDWVANEGTRVSSIIGALKALQLSGRPAELLAQLMEQTADPLAALSVNETLPATPLRPGLPERSQNIFHISGPTTINIVSHAADSPASVAPTFSAAPAEPVPAEPAPTVEALEKTLTFDLDYEARPGYDPDFLGVPVPPPFVEGDLLAQLYRVGDYREHAASARNVPAMRLANLDDDAPLELPYHRYSLVMNKQYRMPMWTASNADYRPEVRGDARGRRGFGGESWRLDRRVPSRYQLTNSDIYAPAGNFDRGHIVRREDSCWGQPGINTEYANADTYHWTNCTPQHELFNQESPDGAQYRNRKGIWGYFEGELAEQIEAGGGQAIIFAGPVLGDSCVEQDFGKGPVHYPTRFWKIVIVPKDESRTPELLAYGFLFDQSEVIKEFGLNVQEAALDLAKAFHKQQATLADICQMAGISLAPSIMAADQHKPG from the coding sequence ATGAGCAAGACGCCAGATGCCGTTGCCACTGCCCGCCGAAGCAACATGGCCAAAGCCCTGCAACGCTGGAACCAGCAGGCCGGGGTACGCAGCGAATCGCAGTCGCGCATCCGCGAACTGGGCCCGGGCGCTGGCGATTCACCGCAGCAATTGGCCAAGTGGATCGCCCGCGAGAACGCCCGTGCCCTGTTGACCCGGGCCGGGCTGGAACGCCGGATCGGCACCTGGGACCCGACCTTTTACGCCCCCAGCGAGGCCGCCCGCCAGGCGGCAAGGCCGGTGGCGCGGTTGGTCAATGCGCCACGCCCGGGCACGGTGGTCGAGGGTTTCGCCACCGGTTTCCTGGTCTCGCCCAGCCTGTTGCTGACCAACCAGCATGTGTTCCCCCGGTATGTGGATGCCGTGGACTGCGCCGCCAACTTTCTCTACGAAAGGCAGGAGCGCGGCATCAACGAAGGCACCTACTTCAACCTGCAGCCGGACCAGTTCTACTTCGCCGACGAGGCGCTGGACTTCTGCCTGGTGGCCATCTCCACGCAGGGCTCACGCGGCGAGGCGTTGTCGGACTACGGCTGCATCCGCCTGATCGAAGCCACCGGCAAGACCCTGCGTGGCCGACCGATGAACATCATCCAGCACCCCGATGGCGGCCCGCGCCAGTACGCCACCACCCACAACCGGCTGCTGGACATCCTCGACCAGGGCTTCCTGCACTACGAAACCGACACCGCCGAAGGCGCTTCCGGCTCCCCGGTGTTCAGCGACAACTGGGAGCTGATCGCCTTGCACCACTGCGGCATCCCCAGGACCGACGAAGCCGGCAACATCCTCAAGGCTGACCACAGCCTCTGGAACGCCGAAGGGGACGAGGAAAGCACAGTGGACTGGGTGGCCAACGAGGGCACCCGGGTCAGCAGCATCATCGGCGCGCTCAAGGCCCTGCAACTGAGTGGCAGGCCGGCCGAGCTGCTGGCCCAGCTCATGGAGCAGACCGCCGACCCGCTGGCCGCGCTCAGCGTCAACGAAACGCTGCCTGCTACGCCGCTCCGCCCAGGCCTGCCCGAGAGATCGCAGAACATCTTTCATATCTCCGGCCCCACCACCATCAACATCGTCAGTCACGCCGCGGACAGCCCGGCGAGCGTCGCGCCCACCTTCAGTGCGGCGCCTGCCGAGCCGGTGCCGGCTGAACCGGCTCCGACGGTCGAGGCCCTGGAAAAGACCCTGACCTTCGACCTCGACTACGAAGCCCGTCCCGGCTACGACCCGGACTTTCTCGGGGTGCCGGTCCCGCCGCCCTTCGTCGAGGGCGACTTGTTGGCCCAGCTCTACCGCGTCGGCGACTACCGCGAACATGCTGCTTCGGCGCGCAATGTACCGGCCATGAGGCTCGCCAACCTGGACGACGACGCCCCGCTGGAACTGCCCTATCACCGCTATTCGCTGGTGATGAACAAGCAGTACCGCATGCCGATGTGGACCGCCTCCAATGCCGACTACCGGCCCGAGGTCCGTGGCGATGCGCGGGGCCGCCGCGGCTTCGGCGGCGAAAGCTGGCGCCTCGACCGCCGGGTGCCGAGCCGCTACCAGCTGACCAACAGCGACATCTACGCGCCGGCCGGCAACTTCGATCGCGGCCATATCGTGCGCCGCGAAGACAGCTGTTGGGGCCAGCCCGGAATCAACACCGAGTACGCCAACGCCGACACCTACCACTGGACCAACTGCACGCCGCAGCACGAACTGTTCAACCAGGAATCGCCCGACGGCGCCCAATACCGCAATCGCAAAGGCATCTGGGGTTACTTCGAGGGCGAGCTGGCCGAACAGATCGAAGCCGGGGGCGGCCAGGCCATCATCTTCGCCGGCCCGGTGCTGGGGGACTCCTGCGTCGAGCAGGACTTCGGCAAGGGCCCGGTGCATTACCCGACCCGCTTCTGGAAAATCGTCATCGTGCCCAAGGACGAATCGCGCACCCCGGAACTGTTGGCCTATGGCTTCCTGTTCGATCAGAGCGAGGTGATCAAGGAGTTCGGCCTTAACGTCCAGGAGGCCGCCCTGGACCTGGCCAAGGCCTTCCACAAACAGCAGGCGACGCTGGCGGACATCTGCCAGATGGCGGGCATTTCCCTGGCCCCCTCGATCATGGCCGCCGACCAGCACAAGCCGGGCTGA
- a CDS encoding GNAT family N-acetyltransferase, translating into MPIISHFQTPCPEAVNSQILQMVVDYLTDISAVAIPPSNLLYNIYQYAIGFEVHLYLQALDGSRGIAVELLVATDEDDPQQVLGFVLYLPVKDDPEACGVAYMAVRASHRRQGIARALLARMRQRYPHAELTCAAGKVAWFEALGFQVLGVRGPQVLMNTRDHATDGLMGLLDTAPIYRSLEVRQIHSYLLQKHGKRAMLDAEKQRDRHLDQMTRNAQALVRERLGQG; encoded by the coding sequence ATGCCGATCATCAGCCACTTCCAGACCCCGTGCCCGGAAGCCGTCAACAGCCAGATCCTGCAAATGGTGGTCGACTACCTGACCGATATCAGCGCGGTAGCGATCCCGCCCAGCAACCTGCTGTACAACATCTACCAGTACGCCATCGGCTTTGAGGTGCATCTGTATCTGCAGGCCCTGGACGGCTCCCGGGGCATCGCCGTGGAGCTGCTGGTGGCCACTGACGAGGACGACCCGCAGCAGGTGCTGGGTTTTGTGCTGTACCTGCCGGTCAAGGACGATCCCGAGGCGTGCGGCGTGGCCTATATGGCGGTGCGTGCCAGCCATCGCCGGCAGGGGATCGCGCGGGCGCTGCTGGCACGGATGCGCCAGCGCTACCCCCATGCCGAACTGACCTGCGCGGCGGGCAAGGTGGCCTGGTTCGAAGCACTGGGTTTCCAGGTGCTGGGCGTGCGTGGCCCGCAGGTGCTGATGAATACCCGCGATCACGCTACCGACGGTTTGATGGGCCTGCTGGACACGGCGCCGATCTATCGCTCGCTGGAGGTGCGGCAGATCCATAGCTATCTGCTGCAAAAGCATGGCAAGCGGGCGATGCTCGATGCCGAAAAACAGCGTGACCGCCACCTCGACCAGATGACCCGCAACGCCCAGGCGCTGGTCCGCGAGCGCCTGGGGCAGGGCTGA
- a CDS encoding cell wall hydrolase — protein sequence MRPTAIAGGFLILLCGGLAMAAGETADPEVAQDKAQVLEQKAADQQPAPRSETITPPEAQAVDPAGAAPLDDAITCLARSIYWEAKGGAAADMEAVASVVLNRLGHEGFPDTVCAVVKQGSEQRACQFSWWCDGRADQVKEDEPYVAAKEIARKALNQQLADRTHGALYFHDRRVRPDWARQYRKTAETGKFLFYKPQGDSAR from the coding sequence ATGCGCCCGACAGCGATTGCCGGCGGTTTTCTGATCCTCCTGTGCGGGGGGCTGGCAATGGCCGCGGGTGAAACAGCGGACCCCGAAGTGGCGCAGGACAAGGCCCAGGTCCTGGAACAGAAAGCCGCGGACCAGCAGCCGGCGCCACGCAGCGAAACCATTACCCCTCCCGAGGCCCAGGCGGTGGACCCGGCGGGCGCCGCGCCGCTGGACGACGCCATTACTTGCCTGGCGCGCTCCATCTACTGGGAAGCCAAGGGCGGGGCCGCCGCCGACATGGAAGCCGTGGCCAGCGTGGTGCTCAACCGGCTCGGCCATGAGGGGTTTCCCGACACGGTGTGCGCGGTGGTCAAGCAGGGTTCGGAGCAACGTGCCTGTCAGTTTTCCTGGTGGTGCGACGGGCGTGCGGATCAGGTGAAGGAAGATGAACCCTACGTCGCGGCCAAGGAAATCGCGCGCAAGGCGCTCAACCAGCAACTTGCGGACCGCACCCACGGCGCCCTGTATTTCCATGACCGGCGCGTGCGGCCCGATTGGGCCAGGCAATACCGCAAGACCGCCGAGACCGGCAAGTTCCTGTTCTACAAGCCGCAAGGCGACAGCGCCCGTTAG
- a CDS encoding CAP domain-containing protein, translated as MRCLSSVLPLTLLSLSMAFATAAVASDETQLVTSINSYRSQVQRCAGQVSQELPPLAADPRLVLPANSIGNLQQALASSAYPMVNVQAISLSGPRNAQAAMKAVQESFCQVVLDPQFVDIGVSRTGQEWRIVLARPLLTARLGDWQAEGQKLLESLNSARAQPRQCGNQIFAAATPLAWNATLASAAQDHTRDMANHNFFDHKDRDGRTPGDRAELAGYAGQQIGENIAAGQDSVRKVVDGWLASPGHCANLMNPQYRELGASYAVDPKSDAGIYWTAMFGTP; from the coding sequence ATGCGCTGCCTATCCTCCGTTCTGCCGCTGACCCTGTTGTCGCTGAGCATGGCCTTCGCCACCGCTGCCGTGGCGAGCGACGAGACGCAACTGGTGACATCGATCAATAGCTACCGCAGCCAGGTCCAGCGCTGCGCCGGCCAGGTGTCCCAGGAACTGCCGCCGCTGGCCGCCGACCCGCGCCTGGTGCTGCCGGCCAATAGCATCGGCAATCTGCAACAGGCCCTGGCCAGCAGTGCCTACCCGATGGTCAATGTGCAGGCCATCAGCCTGTCCGGACCGCGCAATGCCCAGGCGGCCATGAAGGCGGTGCAGGAAAGTTTCTGCCAGGTGGTGCTGGACCCGCAGTTCGTCGATATCGGTGTCAGCCGCACCGGCCAGGAATGGCGCATCGTCCTCGCCCGGCCACTGCTGACCGCACGCCTCGGCGACTGGCAGGCCGAGGGCCAGAAGCTCCTGGAAAGCCTCAACAGCGCCCGCGCGCAGCCGCGCCAGTGCGGCAACCAGATCTTCGCCGCCGCCACCCCGCTGGCCTGGAACGCCACCCTGGCCAGCGCGGCCCAGGACCATACCCGGGACATGGCCAATCACAACTTCTTCGATCACAAGGACCGCGACGGTCGCACCCCCGGCGACCGCGCCGAACTGGCGGGTTATGCCGGCCAACAGATCGGCGAAAACATCGCCGCCGGCCAGGACAGCGTGCGCAAGGTGGTCGATGGCTGGCTGGCCAGCCCGGGCCATTGCGCCAACCTGATGAACCCGCAGTATCGCGAGCTGGGCGCGTCCTATGCGGTCGATCCGAAAAGCGATGCCGGCATCTACTGGACCGCGATGTTCGGCACACCTTGA
- a CDS encoding class I SAM-dependent methyltransferase — MDEAKLNDFMGKLVSDMGGAAMLANMILGEELGLYRAMADSHLISPEALAAKTGCNARLLREWLSAHAASGYMEHQGGQFRLPEEQAQALAIEDSPVYVAGGAVVVSALFHDKDKLLAAMRGDGALAWGDHHPCMFSGTERFFRHGYRAHLVAEWLPALDGVVEKLQAGAKVADVGCGHGASTVIMAQAYPASQFFGFDYHQPSVTTATQRAEEAGVTARVQFSQASAKTYPGNDYDLICFFDCLHDMGDPVGAAQHAFQALKDDGSVLLVEPFANDKLDQNITPVGRLFYAASTFICTPNSLSQEVGLGLGAQAGETRLRQVFSEAGFSQFRRAAETPFNLILEARK, encoded by the coding sequence ATGGACGAAGCCAAGCTCAACGATTTCATGGGCAAGCTGGTGTCAGACATGGGCGGCGCGGCGATGCTCGCCAATATGATTCTCGGCGAAGAACTGGGCCTGTACCGGGCCATGGCCGACAGTCACTTGATCAGCCCCGAGGCGCTGGCCGCCAAGACCGGCTGCAACGCGCGGCTGCTGCGCGAATGGCTGAGCGCCCATGCCGCGTCCGGCTACATGGAACACCAGGGCGGCCAGTTCCGCCTGCCGGAAGAACAGGCCCAGGCGCTGGCCATCGAGGATTCGCCGGTGTACGTGGCCGGTGGCGCCGTAGTGGTCTCCGCGCTGTTTCACGACAAGGACAAACTGCTGGCAGCGATGCGCGGCGACGGCGCCCTGGCCTGGGGTGATCACCACCCCTGCATGTTCAGCGGCACCGAGCGCTTCTTCCGCCACGGCTATCGGGCGCACCTGGTGGCCGAGTGGCTGCCGGCCCTGGACGGCGTGGTGGAAAAACTGCAGGCCGGGGCCAAGGTGGCGGACGTCGGCTGCGGGCATGGCGCCTCGACAGTGATCATGGCCCAGGCCTATCCCGCCTCGCAGTTTTTCGGCTTCGACTACCACCAGCCCTCAGTCACTACCGCGACGCAACGCGCCGAGGAAGCCGGGGTGACCGCCCGCGTGCAGTTCTCCCAGGCCAGCGCCAAGACCTACCCCGGCAACGACTACGACCTGATCTGCTTCTTCGACTGCCTGCACGACATGGGCGACCCGGTGGGCGCCGCGCAACATGCCTTCCAGGCGCTGAAAGACGACGGCAGCGTGCTACTGGTCGAGCCGTTCGCCAACGATAAACTGGACCAGAACATCACCCCGGTCGGGCGGCTGTTCTATGCCGCCTCGACCTTTATCTGCACGCCCAACTCGCTGTCCCAGGAAGTCGGCCTGGGGCTCGGTGCCCAGGCCGGCGAAACGCGCCTGCGCCAGGTCTTCAGCGAAGCCGGCTTCAGCCAGTTCCGCCGGGCCGCAGAGACGCCGTTCAACCTGATTCTCGAGGCACGTAAATAA
- a CDS encoding LysR family transcriptional regulator, translated as MSRQFDDVLLGSIELFCMAAEIGSFTGAALAAGVTPAAVSRSVSRLEERLGVRLFVRTTRSIRLTDGGRDYHQQCRSALNQMLEAERQLTGQQLAPSGTLRISLPTTYGHLRILPLLPEFRRRYPQMRVEVNLSNRNIDFVEGGYDMAIRVRAQPDSGLVARLLEDAELVVFAAPDYLARAGTPQRLDDLAQHECIQFELPSSGRRIAWLFNGADGPCEVLAEGAYVCSEDLLGGVTLARHGAGLFQTYRFMVERELAEGSLVEVLQPYGGRSRPFSLLYPHNRHVPLRLRAFIDFLLEKQPGWKT; from the coding sequence ATGAGTCGGCAATTCGACGATGTGCTGCTGGGCAGCATCGAGCTGTTCTGCATGGCGGCGGAGATCGGCAGCTTTACCGGCGCGGCGCTGGCGGCCGGGGTCACGCCGGCGGCGGTCAGCCGCTCGGTGTCGCGCCTGGAAGAGCGGCTCGGCGTCCGCCTGTTCGTGCGCACCACTCGCAGCATCCGCCTGACCGACGGCGGGCGTGACTATCACCAGCAATGCCGCAGCGCGCTGAACCAGATGCTCGAGGCCGAGCGCCAGTTGACCGGGCAACAGTTGGCGCCTTCCGGCACCTTGCGCATCAGCCTGCCGACCACCTACGGCCATCTGCGGATCCTGCCGCTGCTGCCGGAGTTTCGCCGGCGCTACCCGCAGATGCGGGTGGAGGTCAACCTGAGCAACCGCAATATCGATTTCGTCGAAGGGGGCTACGACATGGCGATCCGGGTGCGCGCGCAGCCGGATTCCGGGCTGGTCGCGCGGTTGCTGGAGGACGCCGAACTGGTGGTGTTCGCCGCCCCGGATTACCTGGCGCGGGCCGGTACCCCGCAGCGGCTCGACGACCTGGCGCAGCACGAGTGCATCCAGTTCGAGCTGCCTAGCAGCGGCCGGCGCATCGCCTGGCTGTTCAACGGCGCCGACGGCCCCTGCGAAGTGCTCGCCGAGGGGGCCTACGTGTGCTCCGAGGACCTGCTGGGGGGCGTGACCCTGGCCAGGCACGGCGCCGGCCTGTTCCAGACCTACCGTTTCATGGTCGAGCGCGAGCTGGCCGAGGGTTCCCTGGTGGAGGTGCTGCAGCCTTACGGCGGCCGTTCGCGGCCCTTCAGCCTGCTGTATCCCCACAACCGGCACGTGCCGTTGCGCCTGCGCGCCTTTATCGATTTCCTGCTGGAGAAACAGCCGGGCTGGAAGACCTGA